CTTTCATTTCAAAATATACGCTTCAGATAAAGATGCTTTTGCACTACGGAAAGCAAAAGCAAATATTAAAAGTGCTAACCTTTCAGAATTTATAGAAGTAAAAGAGCAAGATTTCTTTGAAAGTAAAAAAGAAACAGAGCGCTCTATGTTTATAGTTTTTAATCCACCGTACGATGAGCGTCTGTCATTAGACGACATTGAGGCCTTTTACGGGAGTATAGGCAATACCTTAAAGCGTGGATATCCAGGTACACAAGCATGGATGATTACCAGTAATATGGAAGCCTTAAAACGCGTTGGATTACGTCCGTCGCGACGTATTAAGTTGTATAACGGTAAGTTAGAGAGTAAATTAGTGCGCTACGATATGTATGAGGGAAGTAAAAAGGCGAAGAAAAATTAATCGTAAACTTCTACTAATTACTTCTTATAAAATGGAATTAAATACGAAATTGTATACCCATACCCAACACCAAATTGGCTAAAATCATAGGTACGATTAAACCCTGGGATAATTAAGTTGTCGAAGTTTTCTGGTTTGTCGTCTGTAATTTTTCGTTTTAGTTGCAGATTGATGGAGAGATACAGGTTGTTAAGCACTTCCGTTTTAATACCTACAATGAGCTCTGCCCAATGCCCTGTTAACCCAGAATATTCAATGTTTTCGTCGCGTACTGCTGTTTCAAAAGCTGGGTTGCTTGTGTAAATGTTATAGCTGTCTAGTTCTTGCGAGAAGGTAGAAAAACCATACCGTAATCCGCCGAATATAGCATTATTCATATTTAGCCAATTGTTATAAGCGTTTAAATCGGCACCAATTTTAATATAGCTTCCGTTGGTAATTGCGCGTAACCCGTCTTCATCCCAAACTCTATCACTTGTCCCTAACTCTACAGCTGCGTATATTTTATTTGTGAGCCTATAGTCTGCGTTAA
This Rasiella rasia DNA region includes the following protein-coding sequences:
- a CDS encoding DUF6048 family protein; this encodes MKLKHTFLLGFSLLLASISMIAQDTSTPADTLVKNSKYGIRVGVDISKLARTAFEDGFTGFEINADYRLTNKIYAAVELGTSDRVWDEDGLRAITNGSYIKIGADLNAYNNWLNMNNAIFGGLRYGFSTFSQELDSYNIYTSNPAFETAVRDENIEYSGLTGHWAELIVGIKTEVLNNLYLSINLQLKRKITDDKPENFDNLIIPGFNRTYDFSQFGVGYGYTISYLIPFYKK